The following proteins are co-located in the Tardibacter chloracetimidivorans genome:
- the fghA gene encoding S-formylglutathione hydrolase, with product METISTNRSHDGIQGVYRHASAATGTDMTFSVYVPPHAEGARLPVVWYLSGLTCTHANVTEKGEFRSACAELGLIFVAPDTSPRGEGVPDDPEGAYDFGLGAGFYVDATQEPFSRHYRMWSYVTDELPGIIGESFPADMTRQSIMGHSMGGHGALTIGLTLPDRFRAVSAFSPIVAPGAVPWGQKALAGYLGEDKAAWRRHDAVALIEDGARVPELLVDQGAADQFLDGQLQPHRLRDACDAAGIGLTLGLHEGYDHSYYFISTFMETQLRWHAARL from the coding sequence ATCGAGACGATTTCCACCAACCGCAGCCATGACGGCATACAGGGCGTCTACAGGCACGCCTCCGCCGCCACCGGAACGGATATGACCTTTTCGGTCTATGTCCCGCCCCATGCTGAAGGGGCGCGGCTGCCGGTGGTCTGGTATCTGTCGGGGCTGACCTGCACCCACGCCAATGTGACGGAGAAAGGCGAGTTCCGCAGCGCCTGCGCCGAACTGGGGCTGATCTTCGTCGCACCGGATACCTCACCTCGCGGTGAAGGCGTGCCCGACGACCCCGAGGGCGCTTATGATTTCGGACTGGGCGCGGGCTTTTACGTCGATGCGACACAGGAGCCGTTCTCCCGCCATTACCGGATGTGGAGCTATGTGACGGACGAGCTTCCCGGGATCATCGGCGAGAGTTTTCCCGCGGACATGACGCGCCAGTCGATCATGGGCCATTCGATGGGCGGTCATGGCGCGCTGACGATCGGCCTGACCTTACCCGATCGCTTCAGGGCGGTGTCGGCCTTTTCCCCGATCGTCGCGCCCGGCGCGGTGCCATGGGGGCAGAAGGCGCTGGCGGGCTATCTCGGTGAGGACAAGGCCGCGTGGCGCAGGCACGATGCCGTCGCGCTGATCGAGGACGGGGCGCGGGTGCCGGAGCTTCTGGTCGATCAGGGCGCGGCCGACCAGTTTCTTGACGGACAGCTTCAGCCGCACCGGCTGCGCGACGCCTGCGACGCGGCGGGGATCGGGCTGACACTGGGCCTGCATGAAGGTTACGACCACAGCTATTATTTCATCTCCACCTTCATGGAGACGCAGCTCAG